GAGCTGTGAGTTCTACTGTTGATTTGTTATCGTCTGATTTTCCTCAAACGTTTACTGAAGATTCTGGCATGTGATGGTTCACTGCATCCTTCCaggttttaaaaatgctttggaCCATTTTTAACCCTGCGTTACTAGTGTCAAACATCTGCTTAGGTTTTTACTTTGTAAATAATTTTATGCTCACGAAACACAGTAGCATCTTTTCTGACACCACAAGATTAGACGCCTTCAATGGACTGAtgaattttgttgttttggtttggaTTCATTTAAAGTAAATGTGGCCAAGCTAATGGGAGCCTTTGTTTTTGGATTAGAAGACTAAACATTAAGATATAAAGtaccaggtgtgtgtgtgtgtgtgtgtgtgtgtgtgtgtgtgtgtgtgtgtgtgtgtgtgtgtgtgtgtgtgtgtgtgtgtgtgtgtgtgtgtgtgtgtgtgtgtgtgtgtgtgtgtgtgtgtgtgtgtgcaaaaggccCCAACAGTGCTAGCACAGTTGAGAGGTCCAGTTTGGTGGAGCTGAGCCCAGCAGACACTGATCTGCTAAAACTCTGCATCTCAACATCTGGCAACCAAAGAGAAGTAATTCCCAACGCTATCATCCAGATGAGTGCGATACAGGAAACCTCCCACAGCTGTTATAAAGAAGGAAACTAGCCATAGTTTTTTAACACTGTACAGTTGGGTGTGTTGACATGATTTGTGGGGTCAAGGTCTCCCGATGAGTTTTATCCTTAGGATCTGTGTTTAAAGcagtttgaatttgaatttatttattttaaagggaCAGTGCAGTTTAACATAGTCCAAgtacaaaacatgaaactgatgtAACACACATACGTTTATAGCTATTGCTAATTTTCAACAATTGTCCTTTGTTGGGCTTACAATCaaaacagatacattttattttatccaTTATTTTTAAAGATTGGTTATATAAGGACACCACAGGCTGAAGTGTAGATGGTGCTGCTTGGGTCCAAACTGTCATACAGTATGAAAAATGACAGAGAAACTTAATTCAATACAAGATGATTATGTTCCAGCCATTGTTAGACATCATTTAGATGTGCCGTTAaggcaggggtaggcaactccaggcctcgagggccggtgtcctgcaggtttcagatcgcaccctgggttaacacacctgaatcaaatgattagttcattaccaggcctctggagaacttcaagaaatgctgaggagccatttagccctttaaatcagctgtgatggatcatggacacatctaaaacctccaggacaccggcactcgaggcctggagttgcctacccctgcgtTAAGGTGTCTGCTGCCTCGCCAGGTGACTTAGCTGGTACGTGTATAACTGCATCATCTGCACAAATTTGGCAGTTAGCTTTTGGACAACTGGCAGGCAAATCATTTATAAACAAACTAAACAGCAATGGGACAAGAACAGATCCTTGGGGAAAACCCATTCTGTTTTCCAACATGGACGACTTTTCTTTATCAACCCTCACACACTGCTCTCTTTTGTGAAGAtgagactcaaaccaatcaacTGCCTGCTTTGAAAAGTCAAATTTTATCAACTCGGAAAGAAGTATGTCATGGCTGACAGTGTCAAAAGCCTTTTTTAGGTCAAGGAACACTGCACCCACAACATTACCATTATCCAGATTACACTTAATATTTTCAACGAAATAGCAATTTGCCATTTCTGTGGAAAATTTTGGTCTAAAACCGAACTGCATTGGATGAATGAGCTGATTAGTCTCTAAGTAATCAATTAACTGTGCTGCCACAACCTTCTCAAGCACCTTGGAAATAATAAATGATCATAGTAATTGTTAGCATTACTATTATGACAcataatacaaacagaaaataagCATTGGCAAAAAAGATAATAATTTATGATCAAAAACCAGATTACCTCATGAAGATGTGCAGAAATCGGTATTTGTCCCTGGTGGTCGGATGGGTGCTAATgtcattaaatgtttaaaaaaaacgtaAAAGTCTTAGATATTCTTTTCCACtcgtatttatttacttatgttTTGTGTTAATTCTTCCAAAACCCAAAGATGTATTATTTATAATGACATaatctttacattttactgctaatcttagtttgtttgtttttctgtgctttctttgaaaaatactaaCAGTTATTAAACTGATGGCAGGCTAATCATAATACACATGTAAGAGTATTATTGTCTCGGCTTGTCCACCATTGTGCTGCTAAAACAATAGAAAAGTTTTTACATTACAACTAAAACTGTAAACATGAGGTTACAGTCATGAAATCCCAAACTTTAGTTTAAtcatataaaagaaaaagaggctATAAACTGCATTTAGAAATGTAGCAGTAAAGACGCACCAACCTCGACTACCGATGTGGGGCTCGAACCTGTGACCTTCCTGTTATGCAACTGCAGCCAGTAGTTGGTTCCCATCCAGTCTGTCCCAGTGACACTTTCGCATGACCAATGGAGGTCTAGTCGCCCCTGTGTGTGCGTTCATTAGTGAACAGAGGCGGTTTGTTCACCAGTTTGGATCACAGGGGCGAGCTCTCATCACTGCTAATGAGAACAACATCTCCAGCCTCCTGAAACACTCTGTTCCTCCAACTCTGACtcagtctctctctcactctccctgTTTCTCCACCTCGTTCCACTCTTTCATCCACGATTCATAAGCAGATTTTAGAGGCGCTCAAATTACATAAACGTACCAAATTACATAAAGTTCAGCACCTCAAGTCTCCTTTTTATTGGATCAGATATTGGTCCAGTCCTGACTCAGAAAGCTGGATTGGGTGCTTACGATCCTAATCGACAGTTTTGTAATTTACACATACATGTGATGAACTCTTATTTTTTTAGAAGCATTCCCCCTTTACATATTAAATAGAGTTCACAGCCAATATTTAATCCAACTTTAAGAAgccttgaaaaaacaaaatatattttaaaaattacagcTTCTTTTGTAATGAAAATTATTAATTGGTGGTGATAATCCATCAGTTGGGTTGATTAGATCACTATGGATGATGTGTGTCCTTACATATAGCCTATTTTGGTGGGGTTTTATCCTCCGTCTTTGTGTCCGTTTGTCCGTCTACAGGacgtttacatttttaaataacctTCATTGGTTGCTCGGAGTAACCAGGCAAAGACAGGGCAGGAAAGACGCTCACACAGATTACAAAAGTTTGAGTTTCGAGATTAacagaactgtgtgtgtgtgtgtgtgtgtgtgtgtgtgtgtgtgtgtgtgtgtgtgtgagggagaatTTGGGCTTGTATCCCATGGAGACAGGACAGTAGTGAGGTCATTGACATgcagagcagcagcggctctgcTGAAGGAAAATCCTCCTCACTATTAGACTCTTCTCAGAGAGAGGATCCCTGTACTCCATTTAAAACAGCATGTTGGACAAATGCTTTAAAAGCTTTAATGAGATCCTCAAACCAAGAACTCAGAGAGGAACCAAGAAGCTACAATTAGGACCTTTAAATTCTCCACAGAGTGAAATTCATAcctgtttcattcatttatatttacCAAAATACGAAGATTTTCTATGAAAACCAATCAAAGAATGCATAAATGATTTGACACATACATAAATGTATTACTAATTTGAGCTAAAGTGATGAGTCATTTCACTTTTTACTTGATTATTTGGCTGTTCCAGCGCATATATGGgatttgttgcttttatttGCTTCACATTGTATAAATTTTAATGTTTAGTTAAAAGAAAATCCTAAACTTAGAAGGACTTGagtttttttcagtgttgaaattTTAAAACAGCTGTTGAATCCCAACAAGAATGAAAAACAGGTTCACTGACTGAACGCTAAATTTAAGAATTCTACAGCCGTGATCTTCAACAGACCTGTGAATATTACATGTAAGTTGATGTTTCTGAAATTTAGCATCACAAAAAAACACCTCGACCAGTCAGGGTCTGTGGAACCAACAGCATGTTGCAACAAAAAGGACACGGTTAAAAAGGGAAGTGAGAAGGACCTCAAACAGGCTTTCTGACAACTGTGGAAACAACAAGATGGATTTTCAGCTGCTGGACGAGGCTCTGGAAACCACCTCTCTCTTTTTAATCTTCTCAGGACCTTATAGTTGTAGTTCTCAGGACCTTCTCAGGAAGGTCCTGCAACATACAGCAGGGGAAGAACAGTACATTTGTATTTTGTAAAGTCCTGTTTTAAAAGCTTTGTTGCCCTGTCAGCAGTAATGTTGTCTTTCCACTTGTTCCCAGATCTTACAGTTTCTCCAGTGTGTTCACACTTATTTAATTGCTCTATGCCTCATCTTATTGAGTTTACGGGACAGCAAACCTTGTATAATATaaagcagcggtctccaaccttttttgcgccacggaccggtttatgcccgataatattttcacggaccggcctttaaggtgtcgcggataaatacaacaaaataaaactagtaccggtaccgaaaaaaagaaaatttattcatagcacacgtgaaaagacccaggaaaaccgagttaacgataaaaacgataacaaaataacgctggaaacagataaaaaccctgaaaactatacatttcacacctgagcctcaactctcgcggcccggtaccaaacgactcacggaccggtaccggtccgaggcccggaggttggggaccgctgatataAAACACAATCTACAGCAGTTTAAAGTTTACGTTTTTGTGGTTTTGGTTAGATATATTATGTCAAATGAAGAGAAGTCAATATGGaaaatcacatttatttttgCAACATGAAGAATGAGTCTATGAAAGAACAAGTGGTGGTGCTGTCACTCCAAAAAGAAACCTGCAGCACCCACCAGGTGGTGTTTTAGTCTGTTTCCTATAGTGTGACATATTTAAAAAGCACTGGCTAAATTACCAGACTTTGCTTTCCAGCTGCACGGATTCAAAAGTTCAAACAAACTGTGAGAGATAAACTCTTGTAGCATAACTGTTGTTCCACCTGCTGTTGGTAAAGTTGTATTTTACAGATTCATGAAACAGACTTGAGGaatttttcaattcagttttatttatataacaccaaatcacgacaacagtcacctcaaggagctttatattgtaagttaaAGACCCTGCAATGATACAGAGAAATTTCCAGAAGAAATTCTAATTTACATGCAGGTGGCTGCAGGAAGCAAACCTGTGAGTTTCTATTGGTAAAGTTGCTTATTGTGAAAGGATTCCAGTCTCCATTTCATGGCATCACAAGAACAAACTAAGTGTAGATTTAGATTCTCTCTAACAAACATAAAGTACAACTCAAATAATTTCTTGCAACGACCACGGTAACGTTTAAACTCCTGGATGCAGCTGAATTTCATCATCCTCTCGTTGCTTAGCCAACCCTTGGTGAAtccaaaactttctttttcatttatcaAAACAACACGACTCCAACAACTGCTCATCAGTAGCACAACGACACGGAAAAGACCAAAAAGAAGTATAAATGGTATTTAATCTTTCACTTTATCTAACTTTATCATTTCAATTTTTGATGTGGTGCAACAGTTTCTACCTTTGTTTCTAATGTTCATCCACATTTCTCTTCTGTTCTAACAGATAACACAAAATTATGGCACCAAATATCAAATTCCAGAGCTTGGACCGAGGTATTGAAACAAGCTGTCAGCTTTTAGCAATTTAAATGTTGAGTTCGAAACTCTCTGTAACATAGTTTTGGTACCAATCCAATAGCAGTCATACTACTGAGGAGTCAAAACATTATCACCACCTGCCTAGCTGCACTCCACAGATGGAGTTATACTCTGTTACAGACATGGACACATGAGTCCATGAAATCACAGACAAAAAGTGGCATGTAGAGCTTCTCCCACTCTGTATCTGAAGACAACTTTACGTCATTTAGACCCAAGCAGAGTGTAGTATACTTCTTTATACTTCTTCCTACAAGGTTTCAATGACTCTCCAACTCATCTGTGCGGCCATGGTAATTTCTTCCATATCAAATGTGTAGTAACATCTTTTTACCACATATTAGACCTTGTTACCACAAAGTCAACTTGATTAACATCATCGGTGTCAACAATTGTGAGTTGTAGCAGAGcagatctttttttccccctccaggtTTAATTTGCAGATTTGAAATAGTGACTAAAAAGCACTTGTTTAAAGGCTGTTCTGCAAATCTTAAAATAAGGCAGTCAACATTTTGCAAAGTTAGTATGACTAGTTTTTACTGGCACTTAGAGCCCTTTTCCACTAGTATGGATCTGCTCGGTTCAGTTTCACTCGGTGTTTAGGGTTTCCCCTGGCGTGTGGTATTAACAGGTACCAGGTATTTTTTAGTATCTACTTGGCTGCCGTTCCAAGTCCAATCCAAAAAACGTGATGTCAACAGACTGTACCCCACCAATTGGCTAGTCAATGCCATCACTCAGTGAGTCACGAGAGTGAAACCCAGCCATTTTTGAAACCCAGCAACGAGGGAAACGGCTCCACAGAAAACAACACCGTGGTCCCGGAGTCTGACAACAACTTTTAAACTGAGCAGCAGGTATACCATCGCCCCAACACCCTGTTTGTTTCACATCCAAGTGTCATCACGGGACTGCATTGCTATACAGACCCTACGCACACTAGGGAGTACCCAATTGTAATGGAAAATAACCAAAAACCGAGTCGAGTCGACTGGGTATTAGTGGAAAAGGGCTTTTACAGTCAGGGCTCTGGGCAGGGAAACAATAAGGCACCATCTGCTGAGCCAATGGTCAGAAATTCATCATGGTGACATCAGATATTACAAATGCATTCTTGTGACATACAAAAAACTAATAACTCATTTCCTGCCATACAAATATGTAATTAGTTACACATCTAGCATTAAAAATAAGCTACATTCATggttctctttcttcttttgttctaGTTGTTTGAGATTGACGGTCTGAGTGAAAGCACTGTGTTAAATACAGATTACATCTCTTAAAACTACACAGCAGAACCTCCTGTACAAACAGAGCACCTCAGTATTGAGAGGGTGAGAGTCCTGTTCAAAAACTCTTCAGATATCCTCCTCGTTTCACCACTTTCTTCATCTTATTGCTTCAGGATGGGTTTGTGGCCTCACGAAGCACCACATCCTTTCCCAAAACAGAACCCATAGAAATAACTTTAAACACATCCTGATTTTCCTTCCACAAGTGCATATTATGCATATATGAGCTGCACAGTTCAATAAAATTCTTCCCTGGTTGTTGCTGAACAGATGCTGCAAACATTGCTGAAAGGCAGCACTGCACTAGAGGCAGAAATAATCTAACCTGAACCCTTTCTTTAAATTGTAGATGATGCAAAAATGTAGAAGCAAAAACTCTCaagataaatggtaaatgttTGTTGTCAACTTTTAGGAATTTCCATTGATTTCCATCAAAGTTCTTGGAATTTTCTGGTTTtcaaagaaaaatagttttaagGTCTAAACTTATTTACTTTTGGTTGAAACGTTCAAACATTtctaaaagcatttttaaacaCTTACTCTGTACACAAAGAGCAAAGTTATGTGAATATGAGCCGCTCATCATCCCACCCATAAACGAACTGTTCCAAAGTTTGTTTGGGACCAGGATAAAACCACCTGTAAAGgtccttgttgtgtttgttcatCACTGTAGTCACACCCAGATAATTCATATTGAGAATCAGATTTAACTGCATTAAAAAGTGCAGGTGTGAGTGCACTCTAAATTAAATTTGGGAAGCTAAAGTTAACCCTCTGTACATTAGCATTATTTTTCCACTGGAGAAACtaacatgcaaacacaaactAGTTCATAGCCAGAAACTGTTgttaaagaaaaagtaaaatgcAGTGACCAGGATAACTTGTATCCCATTTTACAGGAAAGGATTTCACAGGATTATTTCTGCCTCAACAGCTACATTTGTTTAACTAATGTGAAGCTGTTTCAGGCTGGTCTGTGTCAATGAAATGTTTCAGTTCAATCAGTTCCAGaagtttttcattttatatttaagcAGATCAAATGTTTATATTAAAATGTCATACTAATTTCAAATTTATGCTCAGCCCAGTTCACCTCTTATGACAGCAAGAAACTTCTATGCTTTGCACCAAACTAATGTTGCATATAAATGAGTTTAAATTAATGTTCCAAAAAAACACAACGAACTCGAGCCTCACAGCATCGATCTAAGGAGCGTAACCAAGGAAGACTTTCAAGACATTTCCATATATTGTGCAGCAGGAGGCCAGAGAGATGAGTTCTTTCAGAGTCCTGAAACAGGCTCCTGCATTTATAACAACTGGTTGTGCAAGTACACCATCTTCTTCTAATCTTGCTACAGATTAAACATTACTTCCTGCACTGACAGGAAGCTGAAGGGGGTAACTCTGAGTCCACATGGGAGTATCATACAAACGATATTCCGGTAGAAGAGAAGAGAACAGACAGAAAgttgaaaaatattttcaaaatagGGAAAAATGGAAAGAACGTGTAGAAGGAGACGATGGGTATACAGGTAATGTTGTAGAAAGGAGCAAAGGAGGAAAGACTAAGAGAAGAAGAGATGATCTACAATCAGAGACAGACTTGTTGCTCTAGCTAGAGATGGACAAAATGGCTGACGTGTCTTTAGCCTTATCAAAGAAGATGGACGTCTCATTGGCCCCCTTGAGTTTGACCTGGGGAGGTTCTGGAGAGCCTTGGGCTCCGGTTGGCTGACActcctgacagcagcagcagcagcagtccaTGAAGGCTTGGCCAAGAGCCTGAAATGCAGACGATGCACAGCTTTGGTAAGTGACAACTAAACGCACAAAATCAAACACAATACTCCAGAGGACCAATATGCAAGGAATTCAACCTTTTCAACCATCTGCCATTTCTCTAAATGGGTAGTGGACAGCAGGTGGTGAATTCTCTGCTTGGAAAAAGGCTTCAGTTGTACAGACGTCTTTGAGAAAACACCTTGTAGCTCGGTGGCAACCTACCTTACACaggcacagcagcagcaccggCGTCACTGATGACTTGAAgaacaacaggaagtgatgtaacAGCACCAGCATGGTGGCAGTGTCTTCGGAGATGGTGATGTGCGTGTAGGCCAGCGTGATGTTGCAGACATGCTCGGGGAGAGCACACACGCCATACACAACAGCTAGAGCTAGTAGAGTGCAGTTCAGCTGTCGCTCCAAGGTTTGGTGTTGTTGACGCTTCTGGTTGGAGCGTTCGTCGAGGTTACGCTGCTTTTGGGTGGCGCTGGAGTCGCTGTTGACATTCCGGGTGGCCATTTGGCAAAGGATGGTGAAGAGGACAGGGAGGCAGAAGTAGCAGCCAAAACACCACCACATACGACCCTGAAGCACAGAGGTTAAAACAGTAAGAGCTGAAGGAGGAGAACTTTGGGAACATTCTGCTTTTGTCTGGGCAAAAAAAAGCCACAACAGCTTTTCTCCACAGCTAAATTGCCCTTTCAGGAACTCAGATCTTTCTGCTTTTACCTAAAATGTTCTGGACAGAAAACTAAATGTGGTTTCATTTATGACCTCTGAGCCAACCTGTGTGATGAAGCTGCTCCTCTGAGACAAACCCGTGATATCTCTGTCCTTACTAAATCCTTACTCATTAATTCAATAaaccagaaaacaaacagaaatgcttcattttttttactttcatttgAGCTCCTACTGGTGCTCTTTTGACGGTGTCCAACTGGTGTCCATTTCTTCAGTGCTAGTGTACACAACATGTGGACGGCCACCAGTTAAAGAGAGAAGCACCATTATATACGCTCTAGGTCCAGATTTACATGTTCCGTGTCACCTAATCAACACACGGATACTATGTGTTGGTCAGTTCAGTGCGTACGTCTGCTTTGGTCTCACCTGGTGATACCTGAGCAGCAGGGAGTGAAGGGAATCAGGCAGGTAGAGggacagaggagaggagggCGTGATGGTGCAAGAGTCGACCAGCCGGCCGGTGGATGGAGACACGGCCTGGCTGAGCTGCCATAGGAAGATTTCAGGGCTGGACAGCAGCAGAGCTGAGAGCCACACCAGCACCATCTTCATCAGCACTGAGCGACAGCGCTCCACCCGCCGAGCCTTTGGCTGGGAGGACGAGGTGGCGGCGTGGAAACGATCGATACCCAGAGCACACAAAGTGAAGGAGGTGATGCCCAGAGACACAACCTGCAGGGAAGAGGAGGGTAACAACAGCAGTAAGTCAATGTGGCCATTCTCATCAGAGAAGGTAACTGTGCCAAAAAGTTAAACAGTTTACAGTAAAACTGCTAAATCCTCTTTTATTGAGTTCATGTTGCTATTTCTGAAATCAGTCTATTACCTTATCTCACGTAGCTCACCTGATGAAAAAGATTCAGTATGTCACATGTTCAAGTCCATATCATAAATATATATGATGAGAGGCATGGTTACTATGACATCACCAATAGGCTATGAAGCCTCAAGCTGAGCGTTTTGATTGTCTCCATCCTGGTGCTTTGCAAACAAGCTAACTGGGCCTAATGTTGAAACAGAGGACAATGCATGCTCAGTGGCTAATGACTTCTCGTGGAGCATAACCAACAGATCATCTCTTTTAAATCTAACACTGATCATAATGAACAGCATCagtattctgttttatttagtcACCCTGGAATTGTCAATAGACCCCATTAAGTCATATGGAaaatgtttactgaggtcaaagTGTAAGAC
This region of Maylandia zebra isolate NMK-2024a linkage group LG20, Mzebra_GT3a, whole genome shotgun sequence genomic DNA includes:
- the LOC101481538 gene encoding G-protein coupled receptor 37-like 1 is translated as MALSVGLWLCLYLLLLLTDAKSVGQHDGQHSNNDKPSSPVEPKPLWIGKPVKTQDESYVLDKSLPQTEVLDLDLDRNRRQARGADEEEQQSTFGDSFENEWVTAPQVTEFSNKTTTVAGKVHEDDNLHTNSSNTDHDAPGLFNPFYPLMEGSYAAYAILFLAGLVLAVGVVGNMAVMCIVWNNYYMRSAWNYLLASMAFWDFLVLVLCLPVVVLNQLSHRRILGDITCRMVPYMEVVSLGITSFTLCALGIDRFHAATSSSQPKARRVERCRSVLMKMVLVWLSALLLSSPEIFLWQLSQAVSPSTGRLVDSCTITPSSPLSLYLPDSLHSLLLRYHQGRMWWCFGCYFCLPVLFTILCQMATRNVNSDSSATQKQRNLDERSNQKRQQHQTLERQLNCTLLALAVVYGVCALPEHVCNITLAYTHITISEDTATMLVLLHHFLLFFKSSVTPVLLLCLCKALGQAFMDCCCCCCQECQPTGAQGSPEPPQVKLKGANETSIFFDKAKDTSAILSISS